In a genomic window of Flavobacterium lipolyticum:
- a CDS encoding LytR/AlgR family response regulator transcription factor: MTTLIIEDEKPAARLLQRKLEKLDIAVKTMLHSVEESVYWFENNEHPDLIFLDIQLSDGLSFEIFEKINIQSAIIFTTAYDEYALKAFKLNSIDYLLKPIDEDDLEVAVAKFRTRLPKTSSENSNLQLDFEQIRQMLSNPFEKNYKKRFTVKIGQHLKVITTDEIECFFSENKGTYIHTFDNRNYLIDSTLEILEQEIDKKDFFRVSRKFIVPLTAIKEIQVYTNSRLKVILPTYKEDEVIVSREKVQDFKNWLG; this comes from the coding sequence ATGACCACATTAATTATAGAAGACGAAAAACCGGCGGCAAGATTACTACAACGAAAACTCGAAAAGTTAGATATTGCTGTAAAGACCATGTTACATTCTGTTGAAGAATCCGTTTATTGGTTTGAAAATAACGAACATCCGGATCTCATATTTCTGGATATTCAATTGTCTGATGGTTTATCGTTTGAAATTTTCGAAAAAATAAATATTCAGAGCGCCATTATTTTTACCACGGCTTATGATGAATATGCTTTAAAAGCATTTAAATTAAACAGTATCGATTATCTTTTAAAACCCATTGATGAAGATGATCTGGAAGTTGCTGTTGCAAAATTCAGAACCAGATTACCAAAAACAAGTTCAGAAAATTCAAATTTGCAACTTGATTTTGAACAAATTCGTCAAATGTTGTCAAACCCCTTTGAAAAGAATTATAAAAAACGATTTACAGTTAAAATCGGACAGCACTTAAAGGTTATTACCACAGACGAAATTGAGTGTTTCTTTAGTGAAAATAAAGGAACCTATATTCATACTTTTGATAATCGAAATTATTTAATTGATTCGACTTTGGAAATCCTGGAGCAGGAAATCGATAAAAAAGATTTCTTTCGCGTTAGCCGAAAATTCATTGTTCCGCTTACCGCGATAAAAGAAATTCAGGTATATACCAATTCACGGCTAAAGGTAATTTTACCTACTTATAAAGAGGATGAGGTAATTGTGAGCCGCGAGAAAGTACAGGACTTTAAAAACTGGCTGGGGTAA
- a CDS encoding 2TM domain-containing protein, with protein MGQFRRQMYEEYSHEFSTDESFNLAYKKVKRIKGFYSHLRVYILVNIIIIVSSLNQSYIGDHFVIRGFRDWEIYSTAFFWGIALVIHGISVFGPDVFFNRDWEQKKIQKIMKKEAENKNKWK; from the coding sequence ATGGGACAGTTTAGAAGACAGATGTACGAAGAGTATTCACATGAGTTTAGTACAGACGAAAGTTTCAATTTGGCATATAAAAAAGTAAAAAGAATTAAAGGCTTTTATTCGCATTTAAGAGTTTATATATTGGTGAACATTATCATCATTGTTTCAAGTCTGAATCAAAGTTATATAGGAGATCATTTTGTCATTAGAGGATTCCGTGATTGGGAAATTTACTCGACTGCATTTTTTTGGGGGATTGCTTTAGTGATTCATGGAATTTCCGTTTTTGGCCCTGATGTTTTTTTCAATAGGGATTGGGAGCAAAAGAAAATTCAAAAAATAATGAAGAAAGAGGCTGAAAATAAAAATAAATGGAAGTAA
- a CDS encoding COX15/CtaA family protein, whose amino-acid sequence MKKENKSVIIWLLSGCALLFLMVVVGGITRLTNSGLSMTDWHLVTDTFPPLTEAKWNEAFEQYKKFPEYQKINIHNDFQLSDYKFIYFWEWFHRFIGRIIGLVFFVPFVYFLIRKKLDRPTINKCIVLLAMGGFQGFLGWFMVRSGLIDNPDVSHFRLSLHLTFAFITFAYTLWVALDLIYPERNVYKIIPLRNIARIALVALLIQIIYGGFVAGLNAGLIHNHWPLMSDGQFIHDSVFIEQPTLVKNLIEGKSGVQFVHRTFAYVVVALILFLYYKGTRFSLTRNQSKGIDVLLVFVFIQFLLGVFTLLYSVPLALGLIHQIMAFFLLSAMTYTLHRLSK is encoded by the coding sequence ATGAAAAAAGAAAATAAATCAGTAATCATCTGGTTGCTATCGGGTTGTGCTTTATTGTTTTTAATGGTTGTCGTTGGCGGAATTACCCGTCTGACCAATTCAGGTTTATCCATGACCGACTGGCATTTGGTAACAGATACTTTTCCTCCACTGACAGAAGCAAAATGGAATGAAGCATTTGAACAATACAAGAAATTCCCAGAATACCAAAAAATTAATATTCACAACGATTTTCAGCTTTCAGATTATAAATTCATCTATTTCTGGGAATGGTTCCACCGCTTCATTGGACGCATCATCGGACTGGTTTTCTTTGTTCCTTTTGTTTATTTTTTAATTCGAAAAAAACTCGATCGTCCAACCATAAACAAATGTATTGTTCTTCTGGCAATGGGAGGTTTTCAGGGGTTCTTAGGATGGTTTATGGTGCGCAGCGGATTAATCGACAATCCGGATGTTAGTCATTTCAGACTTTCTCTTCATCTTACTTTTGCCTTTATTACTTTTGCATATACACTTTGGGTTGCCTTAGATTTAATTTATCCGGAACGCAATGTTTATAAAATAATTCCGCTTCGTAATATCGCAAGAATTGCTCTTGTCGCTTTACTGATTCAAATTATTTACGGCGGATTTGTAGCAGGTCTTAATGCCGGTTTAATACACAATCACTGGCCTTTAATGAGTGACGGACAATTTATTCACGATTCGGTTTTTATTGAACAACCAACTTTGGTTAAAAACTTAATCGAAGGAAAAAGCGGAGTTCAGTTTGTGCATAGAACTTTTGCTTATGTAGTAGTAGCGCTTATCCTTTTCTTATATTACAAAGGAACTCGATTTTCTCTAACCAGAAATCAGTCTAAGGGAATCGACGTTCTTCTTGTTTTTGTTTTCATTCAGTTCTTACTGGGCGTTTTTACACTTTTATACAGCGTTCCTTTAGCTTTAGGATTAATTCATCAAATTATGGCTTTTTTCCTTTTGAGTGCCATGACCTACACTTTGCACCGATTGAGTAAATAA